GTTAATATATACTGGAATGACCAAAATGATTTGAAACCCAAAGGTTGGAAGTGGTTAAAACTCAGAAGCTGCGGGTCTGGATTGATTTTCTCTAAAATCAATATGAAAGGGTCATATTGTGGAAACTTCAATCCTTTAATATTTATCATATCTGTGCACATCTGACGTCGTTGATTATGCCCTAAAAGCTGTATTATgatttatttcattttaacaCTCCAAAGTCCACTGTCTAAAAGATCCAATATACATTTTAGGGTGAAGCACCGTGGATGGCCAGATTGCGTATTTCTCTTACTTTAATATTTGCAGCTGAAAATGAACAAAATAATATGAAGATAGAAAATAAGATTCCTGGAGCACACTTTAGAGTTGGTTGCTTTGGAGCATCAACCAAATAAAAAACTGTAGGGAAATCAAGATAAATGGAAATTCgacaaaaatgaaaagaaagtaAGTGCATTGGCTACATCAGGCGATACGCACTGATATTACTCTATATAATGAGCCAATACAGGTAGTTGCAAACTGTCCATTATAGAGATTTCTTTCTTACTGTCTTTCTTATACGAGATCAAATGTATGTCTTGATTGAATAATCTGGACTGTTATGTTCTGACAATATGATGGACCAGCAGTTTCAGCATGACATATATTATCGTATGTCATGCAATTACTAGCTCTTTATAGCTTCTTTCCCTGCATTTATGAGTTCTCTTGAGTGTCATCTCTTGTGGATGTTACCTTCCACTTTGTCATCGAAACTCAAAAGTTCTTGACACATTTCTCCATTCTTTTTTCTCTAGTTTCCAGAAATTGCACATTCATGTTCATGTGAGAGCAACTATTTCATGAAGTGGTTGGCTAAATCTAGAAGAGCTGCATAAAGCTGCTCCAAGTTAATAAATTCATTACGGATTTTGAGTACTATTAGTGCTACAATATTAAAATGCAATACtgtaatgaattttttgaatcagAAAACCTGACAATTCGATTACTTATTAATCTTTCATAATATATGATAGTAGAATTAAATTAAGTAAAATAACAGTGAATTTGCCTGAAATTTGGTGGCTAAGTTGGAGTTGTTCCTTAGTAACGTGCATTTAAAGTAATTAGATGGATaagatttcttcttcctccctttttaTCCCTCTGTGTATTCCGCACCGGCACATGTTTATGAGGTCATCATGGTGATTATGCAAGAAGTGTTATGATGTTTTTCATATTCATGAGTTATGATTTATTAGATTTTTCAgtcaatcaattatttgacttTAGTGGAGTGATTTTACAATACTTTTTGCTATTTCATGTCATGACAGCTAAAGCTGGAGCTAAAGAAAGGACGTGCTTTTGATGGATGGTTAGAAGGAATTATAAACTTTCCTCCTACTTATAAGTATGAGGTTAATTCAGAGAGGTATACTGGAGATGATCCAAAGGCAGGAAGGCGAACTCCTGCATGGTACAAGCTCCTAACTATCTATTTTGTCATGCTATTTTTCACTGTCCTTTTGTTGATGACATAAAAGTAACATTACGATTAGAAAACCTAATAATTCATCATGATAACTTACGATTAGAATTTTGTTAGCATCATATGTTTCTTCCCTGATATCATTTGTATTTACTATACGAGAAAACTTTTTACCACTATATCATGGACATTTAATAgcgaaaaaaaacaaataatggCTCATCACAGTTAAAAAATGAAAGATTTGTCGAGGTTCGATCAACCAGCTAGAGTTATATTCTATGTTGTTTAGTACTTCTTAGGCCTTTGGGCTTGCCTTCCAAATGAAAtcctttcataaaaaaatttaatttggcttaataATTGCATCCTTAATATTAAAGAAATGGCTGAGAACCTTGCTTTTAAAGGAGCTAGGTGTTTTCCTAATAGCCTCAATTTTTGATATATGCTTTTTAAACTAAAGCAAACATGCATGCCATTGAAACCATTGTGGCCATTGATTTTGTGTACTGCAGAGCTTCAATAATTTTACAGTGTTAACAACCATATTTTTGCTTTCGGTTGTAATTCAGAAAAAGTTTGAACCATATATTTTCACTTTTTAAGCTGCAAAGTCAACCTATTGTCTAGTATCTTGAAGACATGCATCATTTGGTAGTGTCTTTTCCATCTTCATTGTTTTCTGGTGCAAGAAGCTATTCTTGACCAACACATTGTGCAGAGTACTGGTAGAATTccagtttttatttttctcccgGTTCATGGTGATAGGATATCTTTCTTAAAAACTATAGTAACTGCAGTTGTTTCTTTAGGTGTGATCGCATTCTTTCATTCGGAAAGGGTATGAAGCTGCTGAATTACAAGAGAAGTGAACTAAAGCTTTCAGATCACCGTCCTGTCACTGCTGTTTACTTGGCTGAGGTTGAGGTTTTCTGCCCTAGAAAACTTCAAAGAGCTCTCACATTCACAGATGCAGAGATAGAAGAACTTTCAGAGGCAGATAATGATGTTGGGATGAGCGGACTGAGGCTAGGAGAGGTCAGTTTCCTGCCTATGTAAATGCTCGGTCAACCGTCTCTTTGCAACTTTAGTTAATTCAGTTGATGAAACGTTAAAACCCTCACCAGCTAAATGGATCATGGTCAGTGTTTTCGTCAGCTGATATCTGGTTTCATGATCCATAACTTTCCTCTGAGGGGTGGAAGCAACCACCATTCAAGATGTTTATTTATGTTGCCCCCCAGGCTTTCAGAAGACTCACAAGCTGTTGCACTGGCATCTGCCTTTCAACTGCAGTACAAATAtctgcctcttttttttttttcccgagtACATCCAACTACACCTTGAAAAATTAAAGTGACGAGGAAACAAGTCCTGTAGCTGCAATATAGAATGAGTTTTCATGATTTATGTTGACAAAGTTTTGCCCTCGTCCATTTATTGATTATTGAACATACGTCAATTGTTTGCATTGTACTTCCCAACGATATGATGATCTTTTTGATAATTTTGAACTTTTCTTAATGGTCATGCAGGAAATGTCAGAATGGGAGCAATAGCATGGCATCGCCCATGAGTATACGAGGACAGAAGGATGGTCGGATGGTATTTCCTTGAATCAGTGCTGCTGCTGTTCATAACATAACCCAGAGGAGATGGACCTGAGCGGTAGCGCCCCTCTATTTACAAGTGACATCTTGGGTTCAAGACTTGAAGGGGCGTTGTCTCCTATATTTTGTCCaagtaaatataatttttgaggGGAATTTCCCCAGTACTTATGTGTAGGTGGGATTTCCTTCTATCCTCAAAAGAGAAAAACATTAACCTGGAGAAGCATGTCCTGCCGCCCCTTGCACAGATGAGGTCATGCTTGGATATGTAAATTGTCATTGTAAATTTAGTGTTCTGACATGTCAAAACACGTTTTGCCGTTCAGAATCCCGCTGTTCTTCCAagtaagcattttttttttctctttcttttatccCTTTCCCATCTTGTTGAGTCAATGAACCTTATCAGGTTGGCCGCCCAGGGTTTTGTTACTAGTGCTTATAAATATTAACTTAACATGGTTATCTTTATTGAACAATTGCACGTAATCTCATCCATTCACTAGAGGGGTAAGGAAATCTTactcaaaatcaaaagaagtctGCCCTTAATATTTCCCTAGCAATTAAAATATATGCGAGACGCCCCCAAAATACTGAAATAGAAATATGCCGGCGAACGCTCGCCATGGAATGCGTCAAGGCTGGCAATAGAAAGAAAACAGGCCACCAACCCGCAtgcgctttgagatctgtgcggtGGATGATCCAACGGCTGCTTGGCGCGAAGGGAGGTGAATCCTTGTTTGGTCCCAGCGCAAGTCAAGGTCAACGGCGGCGGCATATGTCCGCATGAAGACCATCATAGGCCGGAGGGATTCTCTTGGTTGGAGAGGCCGTAGGAGCTGGAGAGGAAGATGGCAGCGGCACTCACGGTCGGTGGAGCATTCCTATCCGCCTCGCTTCAGGTGTTGTTCGACAAGTTGGCTTCCCCCACGCTGCAGGAGTTTGGATCGCTGTGGGGCGTCGAGCACGAGCTGAACCGGCTGCGCCGCACGCTGCTGAAGATCCTTTCCGTCGTCGAGGACACTGAAACCAGAGAGATCAGAGATCAGAGCTTGAAGATGTGGCTCAAGGAGCTGAAAGATGCAGCCTATGATGCGGATGATATACTGGACGGGTTTGAAGCCGAAGTCCTCCGGCAGCAAGTGGAGAGCGGCAAGCAGGTGAGCTTTTTATCCTCTCTCAGTCCCAATCAAGTTCTATTCAATCATGAGATCTCGAAAAAGATGGCTGCGATCCGAGAAAGGCTGGATGACATAGCGAAGGACAGGGACGACTTCAAGCTAGGAGAGTTGAGGGATCATGCAGGACAAGCAGAAGCAGTGGAGAGCCAAGAGTTCAGCAGCTCTCTCGTTGATGAATCTTGTGTATTTGGTCGAGAGCAGGATAAGGAAGATGTATTAGAAATGCTGGTTGCTGATGATTCAAATCAAGTTGGCCATGGAAATGTCTCGGCACTGCTAATAGTTGGCATGGCCGGGCTTGGGAAAACAACTCTTGCGCAGCTCGTCTACAATGATCCAAGAACAGGCAGCCACTTCGATCTCAAGATGTGGGTTCATGTGTCGAAGGATTTGGGTGTCAGAAGGATCGCCAGAGAGATCATGGAATCTGCTTCTAAGGGGAGGCAATCCGAACTCGCGAATTGGAATATGGTTCAAGAGAATCTCAGAGGACAGCTGCAAGGAAAGAGGTATTTGCTGGTACTGGACGATGTCTGGAATGAGGATCGCAACCAATGGGAGCAAGTATTCCTCCCCTTGATGCATGGGAAAAGGGGCAGCAAGATCTTAATAACGGCACAAAACAAAAAGGTGGCAAACATCACGGACGCGACTTCGTTGTATTGTTTGGAGGGCCTATCAGACCAAGATTGCTGGCTGATATTTAAAAGATTCGCATTCGCAAATGGAAACTCCAGTGGGCATCCAAGATTAGAGGAAATTGGCAAGGAAATAGTTAGCAAGATTAAAGGCTTACCTCTAGCTGCAAAGATACTGGGAGGCCTCCTGTATTCCAAAGCAGATGAAGACAGCTGGAGAACCATCTTGGAGAGCGAGATATGCGAGCTGCCACCGCACAATGCGAAAAACATAATGTCAGCTCTAAGATTGAGCTATCAGCAACTACCTGCACATCTGAAGCAGTGTTTCGCATATTGCTCCTTGTTTCCAAAAGAACATAAATTCGAGAAATCCAAGTTGATCCAAATGTGGATAGCACACGGCTTCATTCGACCTCAGGGAAGAAGACCAATTGAAGATGTTGGAAGCGAATGTTTTAACAATCTGTTGTGTAGATCATTCTTCCAACGAGTTGAGGAAAGCTACTTCATGCACAATATGATCCATGACCTAGCACAATCTGTTTCTCTTGATGAATGCTTTAAAGTATGCAATGGCAGGATGCACAAGATCGCTGAAAAGGCTCTTCACTTGTCTCTGGTTTCTGACAATCTGGAGCCAACTGTATTCAGCAACTTGCTAAAATTCAGAAGACTGCGCACGCTCCTTTTCTTGCCTGACTGTAAGTCTGCATTCGATCACATTCCTGAAGAGTTGTTTATAAAGCTAAAATACCTACGGGTGCTGGACTTGAGTCACAATgacataaaagatgtgccaagtTCTATCGGTAATTTAAAGCATCTTCGTTACCTGGACGTCTCTTACACAAGCATCGCAAAACTACCTGAAACAACAGGAAACCTCCACAATCTGCAAACTCTGAAGCTTGAAGCATGCCCAGTTCGTGAACTACCGAAAAGCATTACAAAATTGATCAACCTACGCCATCTTAAAGCAAATGCTGAGTCGATTTCCACTGTAGCTGGAATTGGAAGATTAACTTTccttgatgagttagtgaaatttAAGGTACATAAAGAGGGTGGACACAAGATAGTCGAGCTAAAGGATATGTCAGAGCTTCAAAAGATTCACATTTCACAGCTAGAAAATGTGATCAGCAGGGAAGAGGCTCAAAAAGCTAGATTGAATGATAAGAAGCGCCTTCATATACTGACATTGGAATGGACATATATAACCCGGAGCAATTCGATAGACGAACTTCATGGGGAAgtacttgaaggccttcagccgCATATAAATCTGAGGGAGCTAAGCATTTGGTATAATGCTGGCAGCAGGTCTCCAAGCTGGATGAGAAACCACTTTCTCTTGAATCTAGAAATTCTTTGCCTTCGAAATTGCAAAAATTGGGAATTCCTCCCCTCACTTGGACAGCTTCGCTTCCTCAGGTGTCTAGATATAAGTGGGATGGATGGAGTAAAGAAAGTTGATCATCACTTTTATGGCACTGAAGCAGATGGTTTCCCATCTTTGGTGGAGTTGTCATTTGATGAGATGCCGGAGTGGGAGGAATGGTCCGGCACAGAGGGAGGACAATTGTTTCCAAGCCTGCAAGAGCTTCTAATCTTATCCTGCCCCAAACTGCAGAGAATGCCCCCACTCCCTAGTACATTAGCAAGGTTGTGGATAAGGAAAGTTGGATTGGTTGCTCTACCAGATCTATGGGGATGCCGGGGGATAAAACCAAACAGCAATTCACCATCATCACTTTCTAGCTTGGAGATTACCGAGTGTCCTAAACTAACTTCCCTATGTGACGGGTTTCTGCAACACAATCTGAGATCCCTTGAAAAATTAACCATCACTGATTGTCCAGAGCTCGTCCATTCCTCAGAGGAAGGGGGATTACCTGCACTACTCAGCCTCAAATCCCTGACTATGGAGAATTGTCCCAAGCTCACAGCATTACTGGAGGATAGGTTACCTTTGCTTGCGCATCTCAAAATCGGAGGCTGTCCAGAACTCAGAATGAGATGTCTGCAAAATCTCACATCTCTCTATTCCTTGTCCATTTCTGACTGTCTGAACATATCATCTCTTCCAGAAAAGACATTGTTTAACCTGACAGCACTCGAGGAACTGACAGTTAGTGGCTGCAGAGAACTAGCGATGCTACAGTTTCGGGCTCTCACCTCCCTCAAGCACTTGACAGTAGAGAA
This portion of the Phoenix dactylifera cultivar Barhee BC4 chromosome 11, palm_55x_up_171113_PBpolish2nd_filt_p, whole genome shotgun sequence genome encodes:
- the LOC103720629 gene encoding disease resistance protein RGA2-like, with the translated sequence MWLKELKDAAYDADDILDGFEAEVLRQQVESGKQVSFLSSLSPNQVLFNHEISKKMAAIRERLDDIAKDRDDFKLGELRDHAGQAEAVESQEFSSSLVDESCVFGREQDKEDVLEMLVADDSNQVGHGNVSALLIVGMAGLGKTTLAQLVYNDPRTGSHFDLKMWVHVSKDLGVRRIAREIMESASKGRQSELANWNMVQENLRGQLQGKRYLLVLDDVWNEDRNQWEQVFLPLMHGKRGSKILITAQNKKVANITDATSLYCLEGLSDQDCWLIFKRFAFANGNSSGHPRLEEIGKEIVSKIKGLPLAAKILGGLLYSKADEDSWRTILESEICELPPHNAKNIMSALRLSYQQLPAHLKQCFAYCSLFPKEHKFEKSKLIQMWIAHGFIRPQGRRPIEDVGSECFNNLLCRSFFQRVEESYFMHNMIHDLAQSVSLDECFKVCNGRMHKIAEKALHLSLVSDNLEPTVFSNLLKFRRLRTLLFLPDCKSAFDHIPEELFIKLKYLRVLDLSHNDIKDVPSSIGNLKHLRYLDVSYTSIAKLPETTGNLHNLQTLKLEACPVRELPKSITKLINLRHLKANAESISTVAGIGRLTFLDELVKFKVHKEGGHKIVELKDMSELQKIHISQLENVISREEAQKARLNDKKRLHILTLEWTYITRSNSIDELHGEVLEGLQPHINLRELSIWYNAGSRSPSWMRNHFLLNLEILCLRNCKNWEFLPSLGQLRFLRCLDISGMDGVKKVDHHFYGTEADGFPSLVELSFDEMPEWEEWSGTEGGQLFPSLQELLILSCPKLQRMPPLPSTLARLWIRKVGLVALPDLWGCRGIKPNSNSPSSLSSLEITECPKLTSLCDGFLQHNLRSLEKLTITDCPELVHSSEEGGLPALLSLKSLTMENCPKLTALLEDRLPLLAHLKIGGCPELRMRCLQNLTSLYSLSISDCLNISSLPEKTLFNLTALEELTVSGCRELAMLQFRALTSLKHLTVENCPKLKSSSLLPSSSLEYLEINNTPLAGLLHNLTSLLALRIHSCPQMTSFAEEEEELQKLTSLQSLHIYDCVNLQFLPAALYRLTSLERLYLQNCPQIQSLPENGLPGSLNMLDIRDCPILEDRCRKDAGPDWPKIAYIPKLDILTSGGSHAANKTEEMLELLASISSGPAVAEIGVYDSILY